In Sulfurimonas sp. hsl 1-7, the genomic window AAGGATTGAGCATCTCTTCATAATCAATGATGTTGTTCTCAATCAAGTTTGAACCGTCTTCTAAAAGTGAACGGTTTTTAATACGCTCATACTCATCTAAAGAGATAAGATCAATAAGTGTATTCATCTCACGAAGCGAAATATCTGTTGAGCTGTACTCTTCACGTAACAGGGCAATAAAGATCACCTGCTCATAGTTGTTCATCTTCTTTTGTTTAAAAAAGCGGTCAAGTACAAGTTCCTCATCTGTTTGTGAAACTCTCTCCTCTATCCTTTTCTCTAAAAGCTGCAGTTTGTTTTGAAGTCTGTCAATCCCTACAGAGTGTTCGTGCACATTTTGACGAATCACACTCATCTTTTGATAGAGCTCGATTCTAAAAAACTGATCTTGGAGATACTCAAGATGATCGGCATACGGTTTTACTTCCGGAAGATCAAGATCAAGTGAGCCGTCTTGTAGCAGTTTAAAAAATGAAGATGTAAGACCCACTGCACCGTTTAACAACTCTAACGGTGTCACGTCTGCAATCTTGATCGGAGTAAAACTTTGCTGGTGCAGCCATCCTAGTTCCAGTAAGTTTTTGACAGACTGTAAGTTGTCCAAATATTCATAGTTTGTATGTGTGTAAAGATCTTGTAAAAGTTGAAAAACCAAGACGTCGTCTTGCCCTTCAACATATTTTTTTACCACGTAACGAAGCATTTTTGCTTCCTCTACACTACATTTGAGATGTATATATATCCCACTCTTTTCGACATCTTGTGTGTTTAAAAAGTCTGCTAGTATTTTCAAAAATATCCTTAAAATTTATATCCCAGTCCTGCTGAGATAAGTATAACATTTCCTTCGGTAAATTCACCGTCAAGGTCATCATTTTGCACTGTTCTGTTTTTATGCATAGAGTATAGTGCAGAAACTCCAAAATCAAAAGTTTCATTTATTCTATATCTTCCCCCTAAGGCTACTGATGTAGTATCTGTATCGGGAAGTTCAAAACCTAATGTTTTTTCAGGAGCCGGTGTCTGGTCTATTACTAAACCTGCCATTATAGTCAAATCAGTTAACTCTTGAGTAACACCTACACGAAAAGTATTTGTATCTTTCCAATCTTTCTCTATCGAATCTCCAAAGACAACATTAGCCGTAGGATCTTCAAAACTAAAGTCTAAAGAGTTGTATGCAGACCAGAAAGTTTTTTCATATACAACCTCAATTGTTGTAGCACTCGGCAATGTATATGCAGCTGCGATACTAAAAGCTGCCGGCAGCGGTACACTCACATCTACACCTCCGTTATTGACAGTAAGAATTCTTGTCGTATTTCCGTTCACATTAAGGTTTATGTTTGAGCGATACGTTACACCCAATTCTAAATCTGATGTAGGCTGATACGCCAATGCAAGATTATATCCATAATCTGTACTATCACCTTCCATGTCATAATACGCGTTATTCACTACACCTTTTGTATCTATAACTCTAAAACCGGCGGCAAATCCCAACTTGTCAGTTACTTCAAATGCTACTGTCGGATTTATTTCTACAATCTCCAATGTAAACTCTTCGGCAAAATTCTTTGCAGGAGCGCTCTGCCATCTTTTTGAGAGTCCGCCGGGGACTACAACACTTACACCGATTCTTGCTCCGTTATCTCCAAGTTTTGGAGATACATAATGCAATGAAGGTATTAAAAAATTCTCTTTTGTAGATTCTAAACTATATGGTCCAGTGCCACTTACAGTACCATCATACTTCACTTTATCAAGTCCGATATACATAAGGTTGACTTCAAGATTATTTGTATCTTTCATAAAGACCATCTTTGCCGGATTGTAATATGAAGCATCTGCATTCTCATGATTGTGAGCTATATTTGCAGCTCCTAATGCTACTGCATTTGAAGAAGTCTCAGGTATTTTATACCCACCTGCCATAAGTGCCGTTGCTGTAATAATTAACAATAATCCCACTTTTTTCATCTACTTATAGTCCTTTTTTTGTATTGTTTTAACTTATATTACAAAAATCAACCTTAATCAATAAAAGAGTATAAAAGTGCGATCTCATCTTTCCAGATAGATTCATCAATCGTTTCAAGAACAAGTGGAATGTCATCCATTCTCTCATCATTCATGATAAATCTAAATGCATCAAGACCTATCTCCCCTTGACCTAAAGAGTGGTGTCTGTCAACACGGCTTCCAAGCGGCGGCTTCGAATCGTTAATGTGCATACCGCTTAAATATTCTCTTCCTACAATTTTGTCAAAATCACCCCAAGTTTTATCGTACGCTTCGCGAGTTCTGATGTCATACCCTGCTGTGAACATATGACAAGTGTCAATACAAACACCCACACGGCTCTTATCTTCAACTTTCTCGATAATACGCGCTAGATGCTCAAACTTATACCCCAGGTTTGTCCCCTGTCCGGCCGTGTTTTCGATCACCGCTTTTACACCGCTTGTTTTGTCAAGTGCGATGTTGATAGATTCTGCGATCACATCCAGACACTCATTTTCCACTTTTTCTACATACTCTGGGTCTTTTTTCTCTTTAGCAGAGAGTTTTACGAGATGGCTTCCCGGGTGAAAGTTTAATCTATCAAGTCCTAAAATCTCACAACGCTGTAATTCGTCTATGAAAGCTGTACGACTTTTTTGGAGTTTTTCCTCTTCGGGATGTCCGAGATTAATCAGGTATGAATCGTGAGGCAATATATGTTTTGGCTGGATTCCAGATGCTTCTAAAGTTTTAAACCAAGTATCTAACGTCTTAGCATCAAAAGGTTTAGCATCCCATCTTTTTTGATTTTTTGTAAAAAGTGCAAATGCTTTTGCCCCTATCTCCTGTGCATTTGTGATTGCATTAAAAACTCCGCCGCTTGCACTCGTATGTGCCCCTACAAATTTCGCCATTAGTTTACATCCTTTATCTTTATAAATATTTTGTTTTTTCTGTCTTTGAAATAGATTTCATCTAACTCCACTTTATATACAATATCTACACCGCTGCTTTGAATAATTTGCACAAATCCAATATCTGTTTTAATCAAATTTTTTTTATCAAAAATCGGCTCGCCTAAAAAAACATTTTTAAGGAGATCATCCGGGTATGCCGATGAGAGATACTCCTCATTAAAAGAGGACTTTCTCATACACCCTTCCCCGTCGATACATATCATACCGTCAATAGAGATCTTTTTAAACGCTTTACCCACAACGTAGAGATCGATCTCCACGCTCTCTTTTCCCTGACCTATATACCCGAGATCGGAAAAGCGGATATTTTTCGTTTTAAAAACAACCATTTTAGAACTTTTTTCAAGTTGTTTAACACTACAGGCACTGAAAAAGAGAACTAAAAAGATAAGTAGATATTTCATAAAATAGTGTACTTCCAAAGAAATTTTTCCAAATTATAGTAAAATTTTTGCAAATTGACATAAAACAAAAAGTTACCCTTTTTTTTTCATATTATTCTATTTATGAAGATCCATATAGATATAGACTGCTTTTTTGTCAGTGCCATCCGCACCATTGATCCAAGCCTTGAACACAAAGCCGTAGCTATCGGTGGACGCAGTGATACCAAAATATTTAATACCGAAGCAAAAAATCAAACCGTAAACTTTGCAAACAGCGGCAGTTTTGTTCCGACATTTTTTAAAGCGTATGAGGAAAAAGATGATGACCTTGATGCTTTTAGGGACAGTGACGGTAAGGTTCGCGGTATACTTACAACATCAAGTTATGAAGCACGTGCATACGGTGTTAAAACAGCAATGCGCATAGAAGATGCTCTGCAACTCTGCCCCCATCTTATTATCAAAGCACCCAATATGAGTTTGTATCAGGAGCTTTCCCATAAACTCCATGAATATCTTAACCTCAAAATCCCGCTGATCGAACAAGCGAGCATAGATGAGTTTTACGGAGATCTCGGTGGATGGATCGAAGATGAGGATGTCCCTCAGTTTATAGACACACTGCGTCATGAGATAAAAAAAGATATAAAACTTCCCGTCTCGATAGGTGCCGCGAAAACCAGATATATTGCAAAACTCGCTACAACCTATGCAAAACCTTTTGGTTCAAAAACGATCTACCCTTGGGATTTTGATCAGTTTGTAAACCCCATAAAGGTAGAAGATTTTGCAGGAGTGGGAAGAAGCATGAGAGAAAAACTTCACGCCGTACAGATCCATACACTCGGAGAACTGCGACAAAGAAGAGGTACTTTAGAATCCTGGGGACCTTATGCCAAAGAGCTCTATAAACGTGTAAACGGAGAGGTCGATGCTCCCATACAGACAAAGAGGGAGAGAAAATCGATCGGGATCTCACGCACTATTGAACCGCTGTTTGACAGAGAAGAGTTGCGAAGAAGGATCCATATCTTGGCAAGGCATCTAAGTTTTGCGATTATGAAACTTGATGTTATTCCCACCGTATTTCATCTCTCTATTGCTTATGAGCTTAACAAAAAAACTCGTGCAAGCCTTTCAATGGCGGAAGTGTTCACAGACAAAAAATTTGATCGCATCTGTGTAGAACTCTTTAATGAAGCAGATACACAGAAACGATTACGTGTGATCAGACTCAGTATCCAAGCGGGCAGTTTTACGAAACACTCAAAAAAAGAGCTCTCACTCATAGGTTTTGATGATGAACAAAAGATGCATAAACTTACACGTTCCTCTCAGGTTTTACGGGAGAAGTATGGACTGGATGCTATAAAATGGGGCAGTGAACTGTAAAAATATAGATTTCTTGTGCTAAAATACCTCTATGACAAACTTGAGGCTGTTAGAGCAATTTCGCTCATTTTATTTTAAAAATTACCCTGATGATATGGAGACACAGATATCTTACTTTTCAGTTTTTGGCGGACTGGACTGGCAAATAGATACGACAAAAGATCTCAAAGAGCTTATCCAAACATTAGTTTTAGAAAACTTTGAATCACTTCATGAGAAGATCGAAGAGTTTACACTCGGAAACAAAGAGTATAAAAGACTTCTTCGCTCTTTAGCAGTTGGTGATCGAAGAATCTTTTCCGCTTTTAACAGAGCTGGTCTTAACAACAGTAACGGTGGTGCTGCGATCAACTATCTTCAAGAGAAAGGGTTGATCGAGATGGAATATTCCCGTGAAAAACACCCAAGAGAAGACTCACCCAATGCAAAGCTAAAACGTGCAGATGCAAGACATAGAATCTCCCATAAAGTATTTTTCACCTACCCTTTTATACGTTTTTGGTTCTATTTTATAAGTCCCAACATCAGAGCGATTAAAGAGGGAGATTTTGAAAAAGTACTCGATGAGTTTGAACAAAAACACAACTCCTATACAAGCTTAGTGTATGAAGAGCTTTCAGAACTTCTGCTAAACTATAACTTAAGAGATGCTCATATTATCAGTTCTGGGAGTTACTGGGATGCTAATGTTGAAATAGATATCTTGACTGTGACAAAAAACGGCAGAATTTATGTCGGTGAATGTAAATGGACCAATCATAAGGTAAATAAAAAAGAGCTTCATAAAATTCGGGATAAGTGTGAAAAACTCAACCTCATCCCTACTCAAATCGTCTTATTTTCAAAACGGGGATTTTCTAAAGAGCTTGAAGCGATGCAGGGTGCCGAGCTTGGACTTTATACAAGTGATGATTTTAAAGCCCTTGTAAAAAGCAACTCTAAAGAGTGTGCCCTACCTCACCTTTTTAGCTGACAATTTTCAATGCTTCATACGCTTCTTGAAGCAGTTGGAACTTGTTTGTATAGTGTTCAACCATATGAGGCTCTTCGTGAAAGATCTTATCTGGATGGTACACTTTAGTAAGTTTTTTATAACTTTTCTTCAAGGCATCCTGACTCGCACCTACCGGACACTCTAAAATAGTATAAAACTGTTTTTTACTCTCTTGTTCACTCTCTTTTACGAGATCACCGAAACTATAACTTGCAAAATCACTATAAAGTTTTGACATAAACTTATTATCGAAAGTATATTGGATCTGATAATGCAAAATGTGTCGCTTGTTTAACGCGCGTTCAAGTCTAGCTTTTGCCTTGTAATCACTAACATCTACAACTAAAGAGACATCGGTTCCACGCTCCACATACACTTCAAGTTGTGAGCGCATATAGTTAGTTACCCATGAATTTGGTTTTTCTAAAGAGATTAAGACCGTATTTTTATCGTATGCGTAAAGATTTACTTTCACATTTTCCGGTTCTTCCATTTTATCAAGTTCTATTTTGATCGGTTGAGAACCGAACTTTAACATCGAGCGTAGAAAAAACTGATGATTAAAATCGTGTACTTGTGCATGATGGGCACTGAGTTTATGTAAAAACTCTTCCCTAATCTCTTTTAAAGACTCGTTTCTAAACACTAATACCGCTTTAGGCAAGAACAGCATACCGCGTGTATGATGGTTTAGAAATTCCCTCATCCAAGGTGTATTTAGGGTATCAAACCCTGTAGTAATAAGAATAAGGTTATTGCGCAATACTATATCCATTCTCTCCTACCTATTTTGTTTGATAGAAATTAAAAAGCAAAAACAGTTCCAATTCCTATCTTAAACTTCTCTTCGATTAAGAAAGTATCGGAAAGAACTTTCATCTTCTTTATAGTTTTTTTGAGTATAATTACGACATTAATTTAAGTAGATATATATAAGGACTCTATCTTGCTCGAAAATATGAATGAAAAATGTGCAGTAGTTGGGATTTTTGGTCATGAAGAAGCTTCAAAACTTGCTTACTTCTCGCTCCATTCTCTTCAACACCGTGGTCAAGAGGCCGCAGGAATAAGTTCAGCTGATGGTACAAAAGTTCATACCATCAAAGACCGTGGTTTAGTAATGAAAGTTTTTAACGAAAAAAACTTAGAAACTCTTAGAGGAACAAGTGCTATAGGTCATACAAGATATTCAACTGCAGGGGATGATTCTATCCTTGATGCACAACCTGTTTTTGCAAGATACGATCTTGGCGAAATGGCTATCGTTCATAACGGTAACCTTACAAATGCAGAGGCTGTTAGAAATCAACTTATTGAAAAAGGTGCAATTTTTCAAACATTTATGGATACTGAAAACCTTATCCACCTGATTGCAAAAAGTTCAAAAGAAAAACTTCTTGATCGTATCATCGATGCTGTTGAGAAAATCGAGGGTGCATTTTCACTTGTATTTTTAAGTAGAACAAAAATGTTTGCTATGCGTGATCGCCATGGTTTCCGTCCTTTAAGCCTTGGTCGTCTTGGAAACGGCGGCTATATAGTTGCGAGTGAAACATGTGCGTTTGATCTTGTAGGTGCTACATTTATCCGTGACGTAGAACCGGGTGAACTTTTAGTTTTTGAAGAAGGTAAAGCTCCACAAAGTATCAAGGTATTTGAACCGACTCCAAAACACTGTATCTTTGAGTATGTTTATTTCGCTCGTCCAGATTCAACTGTATTTGGTCAGTCAGTGTATCAAACAAGAAAAGATATGGGTAAAGAGTTAGCGAGAATTGAGCCTATTGAAGCTGATGTTGTTATTCCTGTTCCAGACGGTGGTGTCCCGGCTGCTATCGGATATGCTCAAGAGAGCGGTATCCCTTATGAGATGGGTATTATGAGAAATCACTACATCGGTCGTACATTTATCGAGCCTACTCAAGAGATGAGAGATCTAAAAGTAAAAATGAAACTTTCACCTATGCCTGAAGTGATCAAGGGTAAAAAAGTTATCGTTATCGATGACTCTATCGTACGTGGAACAACTTCAAGAAGAATCGTAAGAATGTTAAAAGAAGCAGGTGCTGCCGAAGTACATATGCGTATCTCTTCTCCACCGACAACTGATCCTTGTTTCTACGGAGTTGATACACCGGACAAAGATAAACTCATTGCAGCAAATATGAGTGTTGATGAGATCTGTAAATATATCGAAGCTGATTCTTTAGCATACCTTGACGAAGCAGCTTTACTTCGCAGTGTAAATGCAAAAGAAGACACATATTGTACAGCATGTTTTACGGGTAACTACATCGTTTAATGTCTTTAAAACAAATATATACATTTGGCGGCTATCTCAAAGACAAATTTGGCTGCAAAGTTTATAAAGTTGGTATAAACATCTCAGGCTTTACATGCCCGAATATAGATGGAACAGTAGCAAAAGGTGGATGTACCTTTTGTGAAAACGACTCTTTTAGTGCAAGTACCGATCAGGTACAAGAACTCAAAGGGTTTCATCTTAACCTCGATTCAAAAGAGAACCCTTTTCTAGAAAAACAGCTACTACAACTTGAACAACAATTTCAAGCTATTTCTGCAAGACAAGCAAAAGAGTACGGAGCTGAAAAATTTCTCGTATATTTTCAATCTTTTACAAATACTTACGCACCCTTTGAAACACTCAAAGCACTTTACGATAAAGCACTTACATTTCCTAATGTAGTAGGTCTTAGTATAGGGACTAGAAGCGACTCTATTACCGATGAAACTTTAGAATATTTATCTGAGCTTGCACGTGAAAAAGAGATATGGATTGAGTTTGGAATTCAGTCTGTATACGATAAAACATTAGACAGAATTAACCGTGGGCATGATAGTGCCAATGTAAAAGAGTGGATATTAAAGTCTAAAAAAGCCGGCTTAAATGTATGCGGTCACTTAATCTTCGGTCTTCCAGATGAGACTCAGGAGATGATGCTAGAGACTGCAAAACAAGCTTATGAATGGGGAATAGACTCCGTAAAATACCATCCGCTTTATGTTGTAAAACGTACAGCATTAGCAAATGAGTATGCACGTGGAGAATTTACTCCGATCACAGAAGAGCTCTATCTCGATACCCTTATAAAAGCGATAGAGATGAAGCCTGCAAATATCAATGTACAAAGAATTACCGCAGGGATTGATGACAACTCTTTGATCGCACCTGATTGGTGCCGTGATAAGAACAAACAAGTTCGACACATAAATGCCGCCCTTAAAAAGATAGGTCTTAAGTATTAGTAGTATTTAAAATACTAATACTTCATCCTCCTCTTGTTACCTACAGAAACATAATATTTTTTAATGCTATAAAACCTTCATTAATTTTCAATCTATTATAAAAAATAATATTTTTTCATAATTTTTTCATCTTGATTTTATATACTATTTCCTGTTAGATTCTATTCTATAAAATACAAAGGGGAATATATGAAGTATGCAACTTTAGGTTCTATAGCACTTACTACACTTCTTGTAAGTGGATTTAGTGGTTGTGGTTCAGATAGTGACACAAGTAGTGTAACAAGCACTACACCGTCTTTAACTGGGTATTATTTAGACTCAGCGGTTGCCGGAGTAGACTACAATACTTCTGGTGGTTATCAAGGTTATACGGGAAGTGATGGCTCATTTAAATTTAATGCGGGAGATAGTGTATCTTTACGATTAGGAGATATTACGCTTAGAAATATCTCTTCTGCAAATCTTACAAACGGTAAAAAGATTATTGAAACAGATGATGCCGTTATTACTTTTCTTCAATCAATCGATGATGACGGAAATGCAACAAACGGTATATCTGTTACCAGTCAAACACGTACAGCAGTTCAAGAGTGGGCAACTGAAAACAGCATCACTTCACTTGAAGTAAATGCGACACACTTAATAGGTGCAAATGAACTGCAAACAAAACTTCAGGCAAACGATTTAAATCAGACACAGATCAAAACAATAGAAGAAGCTCGTACCCATTTGGCAGCTACATTAGCAGCAGAACCAGATGCAAAAATTTTATATACTGATTATAAAGGTGAGACGAGAGAGGCTTTATCGAGTGCTGCAGCTGCAGAGTACCATACAGGTGAAGGTTACGGGCATACATTATTTGACAGTGCAGATAACAAATGTCAAAACTGTCATAATGAACTCTACGATACTTGGAAAGGCTCTATGCACGGAAAATCTTGGTCAGATCCTATTTTCCAAAGTAAATACCAAGACTTTTTACGAACGCAGATCAATAAAATCGGTGAAGATAAGACAAGTGTAGGTGGTATACCATATACTGAAGCGATGGTATCTAAAGTAGCTCTTACATGTGTAAAATGTCATGCTCCGGCAGCTTATTATGCAGGTGACTTCAAAGCTACACTTACAACGCTTCAAACAGGTGCAGATACAACAGCTTTACAAAATGCTCAAGCTAATGATCAAAGCAATCTGGCAACGACAACTACGACTTATGATCCTACACAAGAAGCAAGTGTAGTTGCAGTAAGTCATACAACCGGTACTTTATATAAACTCTCTTACCATGTAGGTCATGAAGCAAACCGTGAAGGGATTAACTGTGCATTTTGTCATAGTATAGAAACTCCAAGATTAATGGGACTAACGCAGGATCCTGCAAGCTATACACTCCTTAAAGATCTACGTGTAGGACCGCATGGACCGGTAAAAGCTGCAGCAGGAACAGCTCTAAACTATAATGTAGATGCAACTGATCCGGATATGAATAAGTTCTTTAGACTTTGGGGACCTGAAAAATATAGTAATCCTGCAAGTACGCCAAAAAATGTAAATGATTACGATATAGCAAAATCTGCTGACGGTAGATACACTATGGCGAGTAAAGATCTTAACGGTACAGACGGAAAAGTACATTATACAGGTGGACCGTTCTATGGACCTTTCGGTGTAACTGGTCTTAGAAATGAAAACAGTACTGATGAGACAAACAGAACTGCTCAAGTACATCCTGATTTTGATTATGCTACAAACAATCATTTTGGAAACAACGGAAAAACATTATGTTTATCTTGTCACCAAAGAAGTGCAGGTGCAGCAGTGCCAAGCGGTGAAGATGGTGCGGGACAATTTATGGAACTATGTTCTACATGGAATGCAGTTACAACCGGAACTGATGATAATATCCAAGATACAGCAACTTCTCCAAAATGTACTAAGTGTCATATGGAGCGTATTGAAGGCAAAGTACTACATCAATGGGCAAGTCCGGATAAACTCTTTACAGACAAAACATTACTTACTTCACACTTCTATGCTGATGACAGTGAAGGATTCGGTGATGAGAACCCTGTTGCAAGTGGATGGTTAAACTCTCATGCATTCCTAGGTGCTAGTAAAACAGGTGGGGATAAAGCAGCAGCTGTCGCTAAAATAAAAAGCGGTTTTAATGCTGATGTTACAACATCTGTTAGCGGTAATATACTAACTGTTACAACTACTATTACAAATAAAACTGCACATATGTTCCCTGGTGCTCATCCTATGAGAAGAACATTAAGCCGTATTATCGTTACAGATGAAAATGGGACTATGTTACCGGTTGTAAGTGCTACGGGAGCATCTACATTTGGAGATATAACAAACAGTGTTGCAACACTTACAGGAAAAACACTTCATAGCAGTGCTGCTAGTTCAGTATCTGTAAACCTAAACGGTAGTGATGCATTAGATTTCCCAGGAAAAGTAGCTGATCTTAACGGTAGTGCAGTATCAAGTCAAAAGTTTACTGCTGAAAATGTTACGATAACTGGAGCAGATACAACTATTGCAAATCAATATATTGATGGTACAGATACTAAAGGTACCGTATTTAATGCTGCAATCATTAACAGTACTGATACGACAAACTTTACTCGTATCTATGGACATGAAACAGGTAAAAAGTATGATTTAGATAATAATACTTCTACACCTACGGTATTTGTAGTACGTCCTGGATTTGATTCAAACATGGTAGAAAGTGATAACCGTTTAAGTCCAAATGAGACTGAGACATACACACTTACTTATGATATCTCTGGAAAAACAGGCGTATCGACTACATACAAAGTTTACTATATGCAAAAAGGTGCAAACGGTAAATTCTTAACAGGTGCAGATGGTTGGTTAGACCAAGCATTAAGCGATAGTAAAAAACTTCTAGTTACAGAAGTATTTAGCAAAACAGTTACGGAGAATTAATTCTCCGTAACTACCCCTCCTGCCCTTCAAAAGTAATTACAGTATAAAACAATCCATCTTTCTCATACGCATCGTATGTATACTCTAATTTATCTGCAAGTCTTTTAATAAGCTTTGTTCCAATGTGGGAACTAAAAAGTAACTCATCACTTTTATTGTCTATCTCATTTACGATTTTCAGTTGATGTTTTTTGGCATCTACATAAGTGTTGATCGTTGTTCCGTTTTTCGTATGCATAAAAATATTTTCAAATATAGCCTGCATCACTCTGCCAATCGCTTCTTTATGAATGTAAAGAGAAAAATCTTCTTGCAGGTTTGAGATC contains:
- the nfo gene encoding deoxyribonuclease IV encodes the protein MAKFVGAHTSASGGVFNAITNAQEIGAKAFALFTKNQKRWDAKPFDAKTLDTWFKTLEASGIQPKHILPHDSYLINLGHPEEEKLQKSRTAFIDELQRCEILGLDRLNFHPGSHLVKLSAKEKKDPEYVEKVENECLDVIAESINIALDKTSGVKAVIENTAGQGTNLGYKFEHLARIIEKVEDKSRVGVCIDTCHMFTAGYDIRTREAYDKTWGDFDKIVGREYLSGMHINDSKPPLGSRVDRHHSLGQGEIGLDAFRFIMNDERMDDIPLVLETIDESIWKDEIALLYSFID
- a CDS encoding J domain-containing protein; amino-acid sequence: MDIVLRNNLILITTGFDTLNTPWMREFLNHHTRGMLFLPKAVLVFRNESLKEIREEFLHKLSAHHAQVHDFNHQFFLRSMLKFGSQPIKIELDKMEEPENVKVNLYAYDKNTVLISLEKPNSWVTNYMRSQLEVYVERGTDVSLVVDVSDYKAKARLERALNKRHILHYQIQYTFDNKFMSKLYSDFASYSFGDLVKESEQESKKQFYTILECPVGASQDALKKSYKKLTKVYHPDKIFHEEPHMVEHYTNKFQLLQEAYEALKIVS
- the purF gene encoding amidophosphoribosyltransferase, whose translation is MLENMNEKCAVVGIFGHEEASKLAYFSLHSLQHRGQEAAGISSADGTKVHTIKDRGLVMKVFNEKNLETLRGTSAIGHTRYSTAGDDSILDAQPVFARYDLGEMAIVHNGNLTNAEAVRNQLIEKGAIFQTFMDTENLIHLIAKSSKEKLLDRIIDAVEKIEGAFSLVFLSRTKMFAMRDRHGFRPLSLGRLGNGGYIVASETCAFDLVGATFIRDVEPGELLVFEEGKAPQSIKVFEPTPKHCIFEYVYFARPDSTVFGQSVYQTRKDMGKELARIEPIEADVVIPVPDGGVPAAIGYAQESGIPYEMGIMRNHYIGRTFIEPTQEMRDLKVKMKLSPMPEVIKGKKVIVIDDSIVRGTTSRRIVRMLKEAGAAEVHMRISSPPTTDPCFYGVDTPDKDKLIAANMSVDEICKYIEADSLAYLDEAALLRSVNAKEDTYCTACFTGNYIV
- a CDS encoding OmpP1/FadL family transporter; the protein is MKKVGLLLIITATALMAGGYKIPETSSNAVALGAANIAHNHENADASYYNPAKMVFMKDTNNLEVNLMYIGLDKVKYDGTVSGTGPYSLESTKENFLIPSLHYVSPKLGDNGARIGVSVVVPGGLSKRWQSAPAKNFAEEFTLEIVEINPTVAFEVTDKLGFAAGFRVIDTKGVVNNAYYDMEGDSTDYGYNLALAYQPTSDLELGVTYRSNINLNVNGNTTRILTVNNGGVDVSVPLPAAFSIAAAYTLPSATTIEVVYEKTFWSAYNSLDFSFEDPTANVVFGDSIEKDWKDTNTFRVGVTQELTDLTIMAGLVIDQTPAPEKTLGFELPDTDTTSVALGGRYRINETFDFGVSALYSMHKNRTVQNDDLDGEFTEGNVILISAGLGYKF
- a CDS encoding DUF234 domain-containing protein, whose amino-acid sequence is MTNLRLLEQFRSFYFKNYPDDMETQISYFSVFGGLDWQIDTTKDLKELIQTLVLENFESLHEKIEEFTLGNKEYKRLLRSLAVGDRRIFSAFNRAGLNNSNGGAAINYLQEKGLIEMEYSREKHPREDSPNAKLKRADARHRISHKVFFTYPFIRFWFYFISPNIRAIKEGDFEKVLDEFEQKHNSYTSLVYEELSELLLNYNLRDAHIISSGSYWDANVEIDILTVTKNGRIYVGECKWTNHKVNKKELHKIRDKCEKLNLIPTQIVLFSKRGFSKELEAMQGAELGLYTSDDFKALVKSNSKECALPHLFS
- a CDS encoding TIGR01212 family radical SAM protein (This family includes YhcC from E. coli K-12, an uncharacterized radical SAM protein.): MSLKQIYTFGGYLKDKFGCKVYKVGINISGFTCPNIDGTVAKGGCTFCENDSFSASTDQVQELKGFHLNLDSKENPFLEKQLLQLEQQFQAISARQAKEYGAEKFLVYFQSFTNTYAPFETLKALYDKALTFPNVVGLSIGTRSDSITDETLEYLSELAREKEIWIEFGIQSVYDKTLDRINRGHDSANVKEWILKSKKAGLNVCGHLIFGLPDETQEMMLETAKQAYEWGIDSVKYHPLYVVKRTALANEYARGEFTPITEELYLDTLIKAIEMKPANINVQRITAGIDDNSLIAPDWCRDKNKQVRHINAALKKIGLKY
- a CDS encoding Y-family DNA polymerase codes for the protein MKIHIDIDCFFVSAIRTIDPSLEHKAVAIGGRSDTKIFNTEAKNQTVNFANSGSFVPTFFKAYEEKDDDLDAFRDSDGKVRGILTTSSYEARAYGVKTAMRIEDALQLCPHLIIKAPNMSLYQELSHKLHEYLNLKIPLIEQASIDEFYGDLGGWIEDEDVPQFIDTLRHEIKKDIKLPVSIGAAKTRYIAKLATTYAKPFGSKTIYPWDFDQFVNPIKVEDFAGVGRSMREKLHAVQIHTLGELRQRRGTLESWGPYAKELYKRVNGEVDAPIQTKRERKSIGISRTIEPLFDREELRRRIHILARHLSFAIMKLDVIPTVFHLSIAYELNKKTRASLSMAEVFTDKKFDRICVELFNEADTQKRLRVIRLSIQAGSFTKHSKKELSLIGFDDEQKMHKLTRSSQVLREKYGLDAIKWGSEL